The Lathyrus oleraceus cultivar Zhongwan6 chromosome 5, CAAS_Psat_ZW6_1.0, whole genome shotgun sequence genome includes the window gtccggtcttaccgcaatggaagcaggtgcctgcctttgctatgcctccactaggcttcaaagcagcaacagtgggtctgggtttggcaacttccttgtctttccctttatcaccctgcttggtgggccttttgttctgtctctttccattcccgatcatcagaatggacttcccttttgtcttcagattttgctcagttattcttaacatggctagcagttcaggaagagatttgtccatatcattcatattgaaatttaggacaaattgactgaatccatctggaaatgattgcaagatcacatcagtcgcaagttcctttccgaggggaaaacccagCCTTTCAAGattttccacatacccaatcatcttgagcacatggggacttacaggggctccctcagctaacttgccttgaaaaagggattttgaaacttcaaacctttcatgccttgcttgctcttgatagagcatcttcaagtgttcgatcatatcgaacgctgacatgttctcatgttgcttttgcaactctgagttcatggtagccagcacgagacaagcagtttcattggcatcatcgacatgcttcttataagcatctctttctgccttaggtgcagaactaggaggttcctcttcaggaacaggtttctccaagacatacagctttttatcatgtttgaggacaatcctcagacttcggtgccaatccagaaaatttgtcccagacaatttttccttgtcaaggactgatcgcaaaatattgttagaggtgtttgttgtcatggtaatctacataagaattaatgaaaatataagtatcactaacatatttaattaggcctttaattaaatatgctcccactattttactcaaaacaaatgaccctcatcatttgattcggaaaatcccgttggagtattttctagtgggtcgagatccatatttcactttgttctaagtccgcgtaggcggattacacaaaactaggttatttaggtaggaactccttccaattgtatctcatacaactctcgaaaatttcagttgggtgaataactccttattccaatccatcatatggattattcccaactcttgcttctaaacatatataatattattataattagctaagtttgacccattgtcttagcagttcgatattacaattatcccatcgcaccttactaatatagaacatgcacctcgcgtaggcgaaacctacattatccgatactagtcttgatgagtgctaaaacttggaaagcaaacatatataatattattataatttgtttagttaagtttgacccattgtcttagaagttggatattacaattatcctaTCGCACCTTAttaatatagaacatgcacctcgcgtaggcgaaacctacattatccgatactagtcttgatgagtgctaaaacttgggaagcataaacttaatatttaatttgagggaattgcaattattctgatctcactggcttatttatcatataaatcgtctctcacatgcattaacatacaatcacatgcatcaacatacaatcacatgcatcaacatacataatgaaacaattatggcccctagcgcaattgttctcccaagccaatgagagaacctaagctaacctaataacgatctaagcttctccaagcaagatcttcaaggttgtcctcctttggtcttcaaggttgtcctcctttgatcttcaaggttgtcctcctttgatattgaaatcttctctttcttcataacattgtcttcttctctttcttcataacattacattacagaagaaactcgttttacatacgagggattgagatgagaaaagaagtttacattaagagattaaaaggagagcacgacacgcaggtcgtattttaaaacccaaaacaatATAAAGGATAAttaaggccataactgatcaccacaaggcaataataacaaacacattattattattaattttaattcctttaattacttaaaaccaaattaaatttcagcgaccgatcacactacacagagttagtcgggggtccgctgcccggtcaacGAGAACGGGTGTTCGTTTTGcatgaacaattcatttgaaatcggcgttgttttaatgaacaattcatttgaaatcggCGTCGTTTTGCATCGACACAACTCTTGCACAGTCACAAAATAGAAATCCCGAGAATTCTGACtttgtgagtgtgacgaccgtcacaagcatgttacgactgtcacaggcccatgacgaatGTCACACGAccaaaaacagaaacgcctagaattctggatctgtgaatgtgacgaccgtcacaaagcacgtgacgaccgtcacgtccagcttgttacgatcgtcacaagtccatgacgatcgtcacgcggccaaaaaccagcgctttgaaacagtcaacagacgtgttccaacaaGCCCTTAATTCACAACTtcttgacggcacaacccttgcgccgtcactaaccctaatgcaccaatttcagaccgtcaaacacacctcgattgttgattcaatatgattgatcaacaggtcattgcttcaccatactaatgtcggattccgaagcaaatgaccattgatcgctcaaaggaaaataaccatttagtgtttgaatgaacgaaacataaacagtatatcatatataccgtactttgcattaggattacttatatcatatataagttgatcgttggatcaacaacaaagcactcgactctacatctagggtccatagtggtttcaggtcgaagagtggtatacatcattatcaccatgagaataacttatgacactttgcataacattctatatagtattctcatagcgggtcaatccggtataaatattactcttaatattcatacctatgtttaagacttgataactccttatccatgatccatgagatgtgatcatcagtctatatacataataatcttaatgctttaatgttatcctacttcacaataaagctcgactacggatactttaatatgtttaatgtgatctcatgatcaagtcacacttgatacattaaacggactggatattctagggactttattaaacaaacataataaagaaaaagccttttattattaataaataattcgatacaaataccaaaagtattgacctctagggcttacaccaacacttatCACAATACATAATTCCTCAAGCACGGGGTCTTTTAAAGGACAAAGTGATTTAGTTTGAGTGTTTCGAGACTTCAGATATCCCTAACAAAGGTCGTCTCAATTTTACAGTCTGAGACGATCTTTAGGGACTGAGATTTTAAGTTGAATCTCTTAGGTGAGACGTTAAGTTGAGTTCCTCAATATAGGATTTAAGTTGAGTCCCTCGGGCGAGACTTGAGTTGAGTCTCCTAATCGAGACTTGCAATGTGTCATTCGTTATGTTGCCTATTAAATGGTCAATGTCATAGTGTACTTTAGGATCTGGCAAGAGAGCCAATAGTGAGTTTCACAAAGCTTGAGAATCCTTTAGTACTGATCTAGCATCCATATTTCCTCTTGAGCGACAATAATTCTTCATAGAAAATGTAACATTTATATTGTCTCTTGGGCGACAAGGACTCTTTTAGAAAAAATCCAACATTTATATTGCCTCTTGGGCAACAAGAACTCTTTAGAGAATATCCAACATTTATATTGCTTCTTAGACGACAAGGATTCTTCAGAAAAGATCCATCTTTCATATTACATCTTAGGCAACACGGATTCTTCAGAGAAGATCAACATTCATACCGTTCATCATTCATCAGTTTTAATGATAGACCCCTTTAAAAATTCTCCATTTTATGGGAAGATACTAACAATTTTTTTAAGAGAGTTATACATTGCCGAACTAAATGCCTAGGGATGACAATTTGACCCATCCCCAACGGGCACCCGCAAATTTACGCATAACGGGTAGGGTAAAAACCCGCAAAAATGGATACGGGCATGGGCTCGGATAATTACCCATAAAAAAAAGTGGGTACGGGTGCGGGTATGGGCACCTTGGTACCCAGCCTGCCTCATACCTGCACaatatatatttatgtatttttatttttatttatatattttagtttatattGTTATAGAAAAATGCATGTTTATCAATTATAAAACGTATATCAATGTTAAGTCATTACATATTTAATATAAGTGTTTGTTTATTTCAACAATAAattgtttgaaatttttttaatatttttaaaaatttaaaattatatgatattttataattgatctaTTTAATTTTAATAGGAATGCGGGTCACGGGTACGGGTATTGATACTTACATACCCATAGGGCACGGGTACGGGTGCTAACTTTGGCACCCAAGCGGGTATGGGCTCGGGCACGGGGATTTTTTTAAATCACGGATATGGGGATGAGTATTATAGTACCATGTCCAAACTCTATCATCCCGATAAATGCCTCTTTGCCTTATTGAATAGAAAATAATAAAAGACTAATTGTAATATATTTGTTTCGCTTTTACCTTAAATTATAATTATAGTTTTAATATACTAACCTATTTTGTTATCATTCCCAACTAAATATTAAGAATAAAATCATCTGCatctaataaaaaataaaataaggtAACTAAAATGTTGAATCAAAACGAAAGTAATAAAAAGGATTTCATGAATAAGAAATACTTTTGTTATTTGGTGATCAGTAAGAATAAAAGTTacattttttttttttaaataatttttttattaattgaAAATAGTCAAATATTATTGTGAAATAAATTGTTTAATGAATTTTAGATCTTTCATCAAGttctaaaataaaattcataACATAAACAACAGAAATAGATATGGTCTTAATaatgaaaaaaacaaaataacaaaatacATGAATAGAAAGTTTTCACACATCTTTCTTACTATTGATATTGTTAATTTCATAAAGAATTGTAGTTTAAACTTGTGTTAGTAGTGCTATTTATGTGGTTAGTAGATGTAAATATTGATTATTTAATGATGTATGATTTAGGGAAGCCATATGGTAATTAAAGATCCTTCCATTTCTAAATTTCCCACTAAACATTGTGTTTGTGTTGTAAATAGAGGCTTTGGTTAAATCTTCAATATGATACCATGAAAAAGAGAGGAAAAATGTTAATTGCTGTTAGCTAAACTAACCGTACGCAAATAAGTCATTATTTAATTTGTTCTCTTGTTCTTTCAATGTAGTATCATCAGCCTCCTAATGATATGCTATCAGGAAGTACAATAAGAACAAAAGTGCCTCATGCCATTAGTTCCAAACACCAGCCTTAAAAAACTACTAGAGATGAAGACTACAATatcataaaaataaataaaaaaaaagagaaacaTTCTCATGAAGTTGTTCCCTAAGAACTCAATGCAGCAAACAAAGTCTACAAGACTCTGCAGAATGATAATCACCCTTGATTAATGAATTTGGATTCCCTGCATTAGGAAAAACAGCTGTTTTCAATTTCATAAAGTTAATGATCTAAGATCGGTTGTTAATTCGAGATCAAACAGTTGAGTTCGAAAACCACATGACAATGTTACTACATGAAATCCAAATCCTAATAGGAAAAACAGCTGTTTTCAATTTCATAAAGTTAACGATCTAAGATCGGTTGTTAATTTGAGATCAAACAGTTGAGTTCGAAAACCACATGACAATGTTACTACATGAAATCCAAATCCTAAATTACAAATCATGTATCCATGACTTTGGCAATGAAGATCCAAATATTTGGTGAAGCAATATTTTCTCCCTTTTGGCTACCTTGTTTACGCCGTAGCCTCGAAAAACACCTAATTTAAATGCTTCTCTGCCTTCTTCTATAGCTCTTTTCCTCACAGCTCTCAACAAAGATGAACCTTGAGGAGTTTCTTCACTATTTTCACCTTTTCCGGTTTCACATTCCTTCTTTTCTGCTTCTCCTGTGCTTTCTTCAGGTTGGCTCTCGGCTCTGTTTGGGTTGGTCTCGTCACGATTATCACATCCCCACCATTTATTTGATGTAGTCGATAAGCTTTTGGATGGAAACCCGTATTTAAATTCGTCCATTGTTGCCATTCCTTTGGTCAACAGTGTGTTGGCCAGATTTTGGGTACGCCCACTTTCAACGGTTTTATTTCCGTGCTGATGTGAATTGGGCTGCATTGTAACACCTTGAGCTTTGTTCTTCTCATCATTTGCTTGTTGTAAAACACTGTAGTTAAACATCGAAAGAAAATATTGTTAGAATCAAAGGATTAAATCTTAATGTTTATTATTAGGATTAGATTTAGTAAACCATATCAATTGGTCTTTATTGTGCATGTTAGAAATAGAGGTGAATGCTCTACAACCAACCACCTCAGCCACCACTATAAATGCTTCCATCAAGTTTCCTTATTGTTACAGTGTTTATGCATGTCTTTTCCATGGCGGTGAGCCAAAATCGCGTCATACCGGGCACTTTACAGCGCCATTATAGCAGACAAACTTGCAATATCGGCCAATATTTATCATTGCGGTGAGCCCTAAAACCGCTATGTATATCCGCCGTAGCGCTGCCATGGTGGATATTTGATAACACTGGTTACTGATAGCCTATCCGTCCACATTTGTCCTGACCGCCTTAGCCACTGTCCTCAGCCCCTTCCGTCGATTTTTCTGATGAAAATCTACCATATGGCGAAGTTTCATACTTATACACCATTGCACGATCCCACGCCTGTTGATTAAGCTCGCTGTATTATTAGACTTATGTGGACCTCTCCTCCACAAGTGGCAGCGTGTTTGGCAGCTTCCTCGGCCGATCTTCACCGCGCATTGATCGCCATCCTCTGCTAGTCCCACCCAATCCTAACTGCACCACTCACATTCGACTGCTCCAGCATTGCTCGCATTGCTTTGGGCACTGTTTAGTTACTTGTTTCTTTAGTTGAAGCAACCGTGACCTCTTAATAACTCTTATCCAGTTGACATTTCCGTCTCGCTGCACACATTCAGTTTGCTTCATCTAGTGTTTTTCTTCTCCGTCAATGCATTTCTTTCCACATCTAGCTTTGATTCAACCAGTTGCTTCTTTTCTGGCGAGACCCATTCTCGACAACCAATACAGTCACCTTCGGAATCCTCTGGCGGACCCAAGCGTCTTTGCTGCAGCCTCCACCAGCCACACTACAACTTTCCAGCTGCAGATGAAGTTGCAGCTACTAGTCTTaaatttattttatctttttgttATAAAAATAACTTATAAGCGCTTATTTTAATAAGAACTTCTGTTATAAGCTGCAAATAAGCTTTTTTATCTAAACAAACCCTTAATCATACACTATTGTTAACTGTAAATTCTAATTTTTATCACACTGTTTATCCAACAAAGAAAGCCCTTCAAAATGACAATTTTTataaaccctaaaccttaaagAACCCGACAAGACCACTTCATCCCATTGAATTGAAGAGTTAACCACAACAATTTTTCTTGAAATTTAAGAACTATACTCCAAGCACATGGAAAAAAAAACTTACCTTTTGTTATTCCCGCTTATCAAAACCATTGTCACAAAGTGTAGTTATTAACAGCACACTTCAAATTCAAACCCTAACTGGCACCTGCAGCATAAATGGAGGGTTTTGATGAAAACCTGAGAGTGGGAGTGCTTGAATCCAAGCGGAAAAACCTTTGATCTGTATTTTACGATGTGACGAAGTTGATGCGATTTCGAATACGATTTCCTTCTTATTATTATACAGTTTATTTATAACCCCCGCTTTGTTACatttattaataaaatatttGTGCATTTGTAATAAGATGAATACTAATTTACAAAAGATTATGATAATGATAAAGTTATTTGTTGGATTTTTAAAAGTAAATCTTACTTTAACTACATGGCTCAATTAACAATTAATATAAAATTTTCTCTCAAGTTGAATTAACAAAATTGAATAATTGTGCATTTTTATGTAAAATTTATTTGATCAATATAAATAATGTAATTATTATTTTGCAActattttatttatgttttttacCTAGTAAAGGACAAAATCAAATACGTTTAGAAAGTATCATCTAATAGATTTGGTGAGTGAGATCCTCACAGAATATCTATGTTCGAACGATTTAAAGGATTTAAGGACCATGACTTAATCCCGCCTAACAACATATAAAAATCAACGAGAGATCTAAAGGTCGTCGAATTACAAATTAAGTAGTATT containing:
- the LOC127085123 gene encoding uncharacterized protein LOC127085123, which translates into the protein MVLISGNNKSVLQQANDEKNKAQGVTMQPNSHQHGNKTVESGRTQNLANTLLTKGMATMDEFKYGFPSKSLSTTSNKWWGCDNRDETNPNRAESQPEESTGEAEKKECETGKGENSEETPQGSSLLRAVRKRAIEEGREAFKLGVFRGYGVNKVAKREKILLHQIFGSSLPKSWIHDL